A region from the Agrobacterium cucumeris genome encodes:
- a CDS encoding SURF1 family protein translates to MSEIAPQNRRIRPAAIVVLFLTIILTGCLLALGTWQVQRLFWKLDLIERVEARAHAAPVDAPAPGEWPALTDSADYEYRRVKLSGTLLNDKEVQVYTVTDLGPGYWVMTPLRRDDGSSVIVNRGFVPSDKRDPSTRREGEAAGNVEIVGLMRAPETGGLFLRTNDPANGRWYSRNIPQITQASGLSDVAPFYVDADATANPGGLPVGGKTMLTFPNSHLSYAVTWYILAAMVVAAGWYVLRNLNTPKSKRDAD, encoded by the coding sequence ATGAGCGAAATCGCACCCCAAAACCGGCGTATCCGCCCTGCGGCAATCGTCGTCCTGTTTTTGACCATTATCCTGACGGGCTGCCTGCTGGCGCTTGGAACATGGCAGGTCCAGCGCCTGTTCTGGAAGCTGGATTTGATTGAGCGTGTCGAGGCCCGCGCCCATGCCGCGCCTGTCGATGCGCCTGCCCCCGGTGAATGGCCGGCCCTCACCGATTCCGCCGATTATGAATATCGCCGTGTGAAACTGTCCGGTACCCTGCTCAACGACAAGGAGGTTCAGGTCTACACGGTCACGGATCTCGGCCCCGGTTACTGGGTCATGACACCGCTGCGGCGGGACGATGGCTCAAGCGTGATCGTCAATCGCGGCTTCGTGCCCTCCGACAAACGCGATCCGTCTACCCGCCGTGAAGGGGAAGCGGCCGGAAACGTCGAAATCGTCGGGCTGATGCGCGCGCCGGAAACCGGCGGACTTTTCCTTCGAACCAACGATCCGGCAAATGGCCGCTGGTATTCCCGCAACATTCCCCAGATCACGCAGGCATCCGGCCTCTCCGACGTGGCGCCGTTTTACGTCGATGCGGATGCGACGGCCAATCCGGGCGGCCTGCCGGTTGGCGGCAAAACCATGCTCACCTTCCCCAACAGCCACCTCTCCTACGCCGTCACCTGGTATATTCTCGCGGCCATGGTGGTTGCGGCCGGCTGGTACGTGCTGCGCAACCTCAACACACCGAAATCGAAACGGGATGCTGATTGA
- the cyoD gene encoding cytochrome o ubiquinol oxidase subunit IV, with protein MSSEAHAHHDAHGDDHHHDGASHGTFKSYMIGFVLSVILTAIPFWLVMGDVLENKTLLVIAIMGLGVIQIFVHMIYFLHMDTKSEGGWTFMALIFTVVVLLITLSGSLWVMYNMNKNMMPLHIEDVKNLP; from the coding sequence ATGAGTTCCGAAGCACACGCACATCACGACGCGCATGGCGACGACCATCACCATGATGGCGCAAGCCACGGCACGTTCAAAAGCTATATGATCGGCTTTGTCCTGTCGGTCATTTTGACGGCGATCCCCTTCTGGCTGGTCATGGGCGACGTTCTGGAAAACAAGACGCTGCTGGTCATCGCGATCATGGGTCTCGGCGTCATCCAGATCTTCGTGCACATGATCTACTTCCTGCACATGGACACCAAGTCCGAGGGCGGCTGGACCTTCATGGCGCTGATCTTCACCGTTGTGGTGTTGCTGATCACGCTCTCGGGTTCGCTCTGGGTCATGTACAACATGAACAAGAACATGATGCCGCTGCACATCGAAGATGTGAAAAACCTGCCCTGA
- the cyoC gene encoding cytochrome o ubiquinol oxidase subunit III, with amino-acid sequence MAHAPAQSAAGAEPPVFYLKEDHHPENGTSLGFWLYLMSDCLIFATLFATYAVVGRNYAAGPSGADLFDLKLVAINTGFLLFSSITYGFAMLEMEKKKVKTTLIWLGVTGLFGLAFLAVEIYEFHHLIAEGAGPQRSAFLSAFFALVGTHGLHVTFGVIWLVTLMVQVGKHGLIPANKRRLMCLSMFWHFLDVIWIGVFSFVYLMGVL; translated from the coding sequence ATGGCTCATGCACCTGCACAAAGCGCCGCCGGCGCTGAACCACCGGTCTTCTACCTGAAGGAAGACCACCACCCGGAGAACGGCACTTCGCTGGGCTTCTGGCTTTATCTGATGAGCGACTGCCTCATCTTCGCGACGCTGTTTGCCACCTATGCCGTTGTCGGCCGTAACTATGCGGCCGGCCCTTCGGGTGCGGACCTGTTTGACCTGAAGCTGGTCGCCATCAATACCGGCTTCCTGCTCTTCTCCTCCATCACCTATGGCTTTGCCATGCTGGAAATGGAAAAGAAGAAGGTGAAAACGACGTTGATATGGCTCGGTGTCACCGGCCTCTTCGGTCTCGCCTTCCTTGCGGTCGAAATCTACGAGTTCCATCATCTGATCGCGGAAGGCGCCGGCCCACAGCGTTCGGCCTTCCTTTCGGCCTTCTTCGCGCTGGTCGGCACGCACGGTCTGCACGTCACCTTCGGCGTCATCTGGCTCGTCACGCTGATGGTCCAGGTCGGCAAACACGGCCTCATCCCGGCGAACAAGCGTCGCCTGATGTGCCTGTCGATGTTCTGGCACTTCCTTGACGTCATCTGGATCGGCGTCTTCTCCTTCGTTTATCTCATGGGAGTTCTTTGA
- the cyoB gene encoding cytochrome o ubiquinol oxidase subunit I, whose amino-acid sequence MIVNSDQTSFLFGKLTWESIPLHEPILVATFAAVALGGIAVVGALTYFRLWGYLWNEWFTSIDHKKIGIMYIILALVMLLRGFADAIMMRVQQAIASGGSEGYLPPHHYDQIFTAHGVIMIFFMAMPMITGLMNFVVPLQIGARDVSFPFLNNFSFWMTTAGAVITMISLFVGEYAQTGWLAYPPLSGIDGSPGVGVDYYIWGLQIAGVGTTLSGINLIVTIIKMRAPGMTMMRLPIFVWTSLCSNILIVASFPILTGTLALLTLDRYVGTNFFTNDLGGNPMMYVNLIWIWGHPEVYILVLPAFGVFSEIVATFSRKRLFGYASMVYATGVITILAYIVWLHHFFTMGSGASVNAFFGITTMIISIPTGAKIFNWLFTMYKGRINFDVPMLWTIGFMITFVIGGMTGVLLAVPPADFVLHNSLFLIAHFHNTIIGGVVFGVLAGIVYWFPKAFGYRLDPFWGKLSFWFWFIGFYFAFMPLYILGLMGITRRISQFEDNSLQIWFLIAAFGAFLIALGIASFVIQLIVSYLKRDQLRDVTGDPYNGRTLEWSTSSPPPAYNFAFTPVIHDVDAWADMKKRGYDRPQEGFIPIHMPKNTGAGVIISAISVVLGFALVWHIWWLAALSMLAIIAVSIAHTFNYNREYYIPASDVSTVEAERTKLLAEQA is encoded by the coding sequence ATGATCGTCAATTCCGATCAAACGTCGTTCCTGTTCGGGAAGCTGACATGGGAGTCCATCCCGCTTCACGAGCCCATTCTTGTCGCCACCTTCGCGGCCGTGGCGCTGGGCGGCATCGCCGTCGTTGGCGCCCTCACCTATTTCCGGCTGTGGGGTTATCTCTGGAACGAATGGTTCACGAGCATCGATCACAAGAAGATCGGTATCATGTACATCATTCTGGCGCTGGTCATGTTGTTGCGCGGCTTTGCCGACGCCATCATGATGCGTGTCCAGCAGGCGATCGCCTCCGGCGGCTCGGAAGGTTATCTTCCGCCACACCATTACGACCAGATTTTCACGGCCCATGGCGTCATCATGATCTTCTTCATGGCCATGCCGATGATCACCGGTCTGATGAACTTCGTCGTGCCGCTGCAGATCGGCGCCCGCGACGTTTCGTTCCCCTTCCTCAACAACTTCTCCTTCTGGATGACCACGGCCGGCGCCGTCATCACCATGATCTCGCTGTTCGTGGGTGAATATGCGCAGACCGGCTGGCTCGCCTATCCGCCGCTTTCCGGCATCGATGGCAGTCCGGGCGTCGGGGTGGATTATTACATCTGGGGTCTGCAGATCGCCGGTGTGGGAACGACACTCTCAGGCATCAACCTGATCGTGACGATCATCAAGATGCGCGCACCTGGCATGACCATGATGCGCCTGCCGATCTTCGTCTGGACATCGCTGTGTTCGAACATCCTGATCGTGGCTTCGTTCCCGATCCTGACCGGCACGCTCGCGCTTCTCACCCTCGACCGTTACGTTGGTACCAATTTCTTCACCAACGATCTCGGCGGCAACCCGATGATGTACGTCAACCTCATCTGGATCTGGGGCCATCCCGAAGTTTACATTCTGGTCCTACCGGCATTCGGCGTCTTCTCGGAAATCGTTGCGACGTTCTCCCGCAAGCGTCTCTTCGGTTATGCCTCGATGGTTTATGCAACGGGTGTCATCACCATCCTTGCCTACATCGTGTGGCTGCACCACTTCTTCACCATGGGTTCCGGCGCGAGCGTCAACGCTTTCTTCGGCATCACCACGATGATTATCTCGATCCCGACGGGCGCGAAAATCTTCAACTGGCTCTTCACCATGTATAAGGGCCGCATCAATTTCGACGTTCCGATGCTCTGGACGATCGGGTTCATGATCACCTTCGTCATCGGCGGCATGACCGGCGTTCTTCTTGCCGTTCCGCCAGCGGATTTCGTGCTGCACAACTCGCTGTTCCTGATCGCCCACTTCCACAACACCATCATCGGTGGTGTGGTGTTCGGTGTGCTTGCAGGTATCGTCTACTGGTTCCCGAAAGCCTTCGGTTACCGTCTCGATCCGTTTTGGGGCAAGCTGTCCTTCTGGTTCTGGTTCATCGGCTTCTACTTCGCCTTCATGCCGCTCTATATTCTCGGCCTGATGGGGATTACTCGCCGTATCAGCCAGTTCGAGGACAATTCGCTACAGATCTGGTTCCTGATCGCCGCCTTCGGCGCCTTCCTGATCGCACTCGGCATCGCCTCCTTCGTCATCCAGCTCATCGTCAGCTACCTGAAGCGCGATCAGCTGCGCGACGTGACGGGCGACCCCTATAATGGCCGCACGCTGGAATGGTCGACGTCGTCGCCACCGCCCGCCTACAACTTCGCCTTCACGCCGGTCATTCATGACGTGGATGCCTGGGCGGACATGAAGAAGCGTGGCTACGACCGTCCGCAGGAAGGGTTCATCCCGATCCATATGCCGAAGAATACCGGCGCGGGCGTCATCATCAGCGCCATCAGCGTCGTCCTCGGCTTCGCCCTGGTGTGGCATATCTGGTGGCTTGCGGCTCTTTCGATGCTCGCCATCATCGCAGTCTCGATTGCCCACACCTTCAACTACAACCGCGAATACTACATTCCGGCTTCCGACGTTTCGACCGTCGAGGCTGAGCGTACAAAGCTGCTTGCGGAACAGGCGTAA
- the cyoA gene encoding ubiquinol oxidase subunit II, whose product MIKKIPSALLAIPVLLLLSGCNLVVMNPSGDVAIQQRDLIITSTVLMLLIIVPVIVLTLFFAWKYRESAKAEDYDPEWHHSTRLEMVIWSAPVAIILMLGTVTWISTHRLDPYRPLERIDENRQVTADIKPITVEVVAMDWKWLFFYPELGIGSVNEFAAPVDVPINFKITGTTAMNSFFVPALAGQIYAMGGMQTKLHAVINKEGVYDGFSANFSGPGFSHMRFKFHGLSQQGFDEWVAKAKEGGKGFGRQEYLEFAKPSEREPVQYFASVDPELYSAILNRCVEPNKLCMRDMMHIDAKGGGGKEGIDITKALNSVVCTPLAPYGVASGPQSTPAAIKGQTFEPAALPETKQVAG is encoded by the coding sequence ATGATCAAAAAAATCCCATCCGCCCTTCTGGCTATTCCGGTACTGCTGCTGCTCAGCGGCTGTAACCTCGTGGTCATGAATCCCTCGGGCGACGTCGCCATCCAGCAGCGCGATCTCATCATCACGTCCACGGTTCTGATGCTGCTGATCATCGTCCCGGTCATCGTGCTGACGCTGTTCTTCGCGTGGAAATATCGCGAGTCGGCAAAAGCCGAGGATTACGATCCCGAATGGCACCACTCGACGCGCCTTGAAATGGTGATCTGGTCGGCCCCTGTTGCGATCATCCTGATGCTCGGCACGGTAACCTGGATTTCCACCCACCGTCTCGACCCCTACCGTCCGCTGGAGCGCATCGACGAAAACCGTCAGGTCACCGCCGATATCAAGCCGATCACGGTGGAAGTGGTTGCCATGGACTGGAAGTGGCTGTTCTTCTATCCCGAACTCGGTATTGGCAGCGTCAACGAATTCGCCGCTCCGGTCGATGTTCCGATCAACTTCAAGATCACCGGCACGACCGCGATGAACTCCTTCTTCGTTCCCGCACTCGCCGGCCAGATCTATGCCATGGGCGGCATGCAGACCAAGCTGCACGCCGTCATCAACAAGGAAGGCGTTTATGACGGCTTCTCGGCCAACTTCTCCGGCCCCGGCTTCTCCCACATGCGCTTCAAGTTCCATGGCCTCAGCCAGCAGGGCTTCGACGAGTGGGTTGCCAAGGCGAAAGAAGGCGGCAAGGGCTTCGGCCGACAGGAATATCTGGAATTCGCCAAGCCTTCGGAGCGCGAGCCGGTGCAATATTTCGCCTCGGTCGATCCGGAACTTTACAGCGCCATCCTCAACCGCTGTGTCGAACCCAACAAGCTCTGCATGCGCGACATGATGCATATCGACGCCAAGGGCGGCGGCGGCAAGGAAGGCATCGACATCACCAAGGCGCTGAACTCCGTCGTCTGCACGCCGCTTGCGCCTTACGGCGTCGCCAGCGGTCCCCAATCCACTCCGGCTGCGATCAAGGGTCAGACTTTCGAGCCTGCAGCGCTGCCGGAAACCAAACAAGTCGCTGGCTGA
- a CDS encoding MFS transporter has translation MSYSNAAPSFGQAPEANGHGTDPVKVDPDRITIAVILARMTEFFDFFIYAIASALVFPHVFFSFVDPLTATLYSFAVFSLAFIARPIGSLIFLQIDRKFGRAVKLMAALFTLCGSTMAISFLPSYAEAGMLAPCLLAVFRIGQGLGLGGAWDGLVSLLAMNAPQKQRGWYAMMPQIGAAMGFGLASAFFIVFVTQLSNAEFLAWGWRFPFFVALALNVLALFARLRMIVTPEFQAMLEQHELEPRPMFKMLRSQFPVVVTGAFVPLASFALFHLVTVFPLSWVSLNTTQRVSDFLFVQFVSAIIAGGMIVVSGILADRIGRRKLLAIAAVLIGLFSLVAPVLLASGDIGRYLFVLIGFSLLGLSFGQAGGALASRFSREYRYTGASLTSDISWLIGAGFAPLVALGFSSKFGLFAVGIYLMSGAVCTLVALWFSRTLEMPSD, from the coding sequence ATGAGTTATAGCAATGCTGCTCCATCATTTGGGCAGGCGCCGGAAGCCAATGGTCATGGAACAGATCCGGTCAAGGTCGATCCGGATCGCATCACGATTGCGGTCATTCTTGCCAGAATGACGGAGTTTTTCGACTTTTTCATCTACGCCATCGCCTCCGCTCTCGTTTTTCCGCACGTCTTCTTTTCTTTCGTCGATCCGCTGACGGCTACGCTTTATTCCTTCGCGGTGTTCTCTTTGGCCTTTATCGCAAGGCCGATCGGCTCGCTGATCTTCCTCCAGATCGACCGCAAGTTCGGTCGTGCCGTCAAGCTGATGGCGGCACTGTTCACGCTCTGTGGCTCCACGATGGCGATCAGTTTCCTTCCGTCCTATGCGGAAGCCGGCATGCTTGCTCCCTGTCTTCTGGCAGTGTTCCGCATCGGCCAGGGTCTCGGTCTCGGCGGCGCCTGGGATGGTCTCGTCTCGCTGCTTGCCATGAATGCACCGCAGAAACAGCGCGGCTGGTACGCCATGATGCCGCAGATCGGTGCGGCCATGGGCTTCGGTCTCGCCAGCGCCTTTTTCATCGTTTTCGTCACGCAGCTTTCCAATGCGGAATTCCTCGCCTGGGGCTGGCGTTTCCCCTTCTTCGTGGCGCTGGCGCTCAATGTTCTCGCGCTTTTTGCCCGCCTGCGCATGATCGTCACGCCGGAATTCCAGGCCATGCTGGAGCAGCATGAGCTGGAACCGCGCCCGATGTTCAAGATGCTGCGCTCGCAGTTCCCGGTCGTCGTCACGGGTGCCTTCGTGCCGCTGGCAAGCTTTGCACTCTTCCACCTCGTCACGGTATTCCCGCTGAGCTGGGTTTCCCTCAACACCACCCAGCGCGTCTCGGACTTCCTGTTCGTGCAATTCGTCAGCGCCATCATCGCCGGCGGCATGATCGTGGTGTCCGGCATTCTGGCCGACAGGATCGGCAGGCGGAAGCTTCTGGCCATTGCGGCTGTACTCATTGGTCTATTCAGCCTTGTTGCACCGGTCCTTCTCGCTTCAGGCGATATTGGCCGCTATCTCTTCGTTCTGATCGGCTTCTCGCTGCTTGGTCTGTCTTTCGGCCAGGCGGGCGGCGCGCTCGCATCCCGTTTCAGCCGTGAATATCGCTATACCGGCGCGTCGCTGACCTCGGATATTTCCTGGTTGATCGGCGCCGGTTTCGCACCGCTCGTCGCACTCGGATTTTCGTCCAAATTTGGACTGTTTGCCGTCGGAATTTACCTGATGTCGGGTGCCGTCTGTACGCTGGTTGCCCTCTGGTTCAGTCGAACGCTGGAAATGCCTTCGGACTGA